The Bacteroides fragilis NCTC 9343 genome includes the window AGGGGGTATTGATCTTTTTCGTACTCGTTCCATTGGTATATCCACTGATCTACAGTTTTATTTATACCAACGAAGTGGTTCGTGAAGTGCCTGCCGTGGTAGTAGATGACTCGCGTTCATCACTCAGCCGCGAATATCTGCGTAAAGTAGATGCCACCCCCGATATACAGATTGTGGCTTATTGTGCCGATATGGAAGAAGCCAAACAAATGCTCAAAGACCGGCTGGCATATGGCATCATTTACATTCCGAAAGATTTCAGTTCGGACATAGCTCAAGGCAAACAGACACAAGTCAGCATCTACTGTGATATGAGTGGACTGCTGTACTATAAAAGTATGCTTTTGGCCAATACTGCCGTGTCTTTGGATATGAACGAAAATATCAAAATAGCCCGCTCGGGCAATACGACCGACCGACAGGACGAAATCACTGCCTACCCTATCGAATATGAAGACGTAGCGATGTTCAATCCGACCAATGGCTTTGCCGCTTTCCTGATACCCGCTGTGTTGATCCTGATCATTCAGCAAACCTTGTTATTGGGTATCGGACTTTCGGCCGGCACGGCACGCGAGAACAACCGCTTTAAAGATTTGGTACCCATTAACCGCCATTATAACGGTACTTTGCGCATTGTATTGGGTAAAGGATTAAGTTATTTCATGGTATATGCCTTGGTATCTGTCTATGTACTATGCGCCGTCCCCCGTATGTTCAGCCTCAACCAGATAGGACAACCCGGCACACTGGCCCTGTTCATACTCCCCTATCTGATGGCCTGCATCTTTTTTGCCATGACTGCATCTATCGCTATCCGTAACCGGGAGACATGCATGCTGATATTCGTATTCACCTCTGTGCCTCTATTATTCATCTCAGGTATTTCCTGGCCGGGAGCTGCCATACCTCCATTCTGGAAATACTTCTCTTACATATTTCCATCAACTTTCGGTATCAACGGATTTGTGAGAATCAACAACATGGGAGCAACACTGAGTGAGATTCCATTTGAATACAAAGCGTTATGGATACAGACCGGCTTCTATTTTCTGACCACTTGCTGGGTATACCGTTGGCAGATTATCAAGAGCCGTAAACACGTCATAGACAAATACAAAGAAATGAAAAATAAAGGGAAAGAATTCTTTTCATAATCACATACGTGTGCATATTTATTCCGGATTTACCCGGAAATGTCTGCTATGACAGTTCTGCATAAAAATATATCGAATAGCTTTTGCTTGAAACAAAGATAATTAGTACATTCGAAGCGTCTATATCTTCATGCAGAAGATGTAAACAGAGCACATACAATAATAAAACACATGTTATGAAAAGAAAAATGATGTCCTTATTACTCGCATTGGCGGTAATAAGCGGAAGTAGCGTGTACGCTAAAGTGATTGACGTAATGTCTCCCAACGGAGCCATTAAAGTATCGGTAGACATCAAGGACCGGATTTATTATTCGGTGTCCTATGATAATGACCAGTTATTAAAAGATTGCTATCTCAACCTGCAACTGCAGAATGAGACGTTAGGTACGAATCCCCACTTACGGAGCACCAAACGTGGAACCATTGACGAAAGTGTAAAACGTGAAATACCTTTCAAGAATGCGATCGTAAGAAATCACTGTAATACCCTGAGAATGAATTTCAGCGGAAATTATGCCGTTGAATTCCGCGTATTCGACAATGGTATCGCTTACCGTTTTGTGACAGATAAAAAAGGAGATAACATCGTAATGGGGGAAGACTTCGCAATTAACTTTCCAACCAATTATAAAGCTCATCTCTCCCAACCGGATGGCTTTAAAACCTCATACGAATGCCCATATACTCATGTAGATACCGAAAAGTATGCTGCTACCGACCGCATGAGTTACCTGCCTGTATTGATAGAAACGGATAAAGCATATAAAATACTGATATCTGAAGCCGACTTATCCGATTATCCCTGTATGTTCCTTAAAAGTACCGGTAAGAACGGAATGCAGTCTATTTTTCCCAAAGCACCTTTAGCCTTCGGAGAAGATGGTGACCGTAGCCTCAAGATTACCGAAGAAGCCGATTACATTGCCAAGACGGACGGCAAACGTTCATTCCCCTGGCGCATGATGGTGATTTCGAAAGAAGACAAAGAACTGATTGAAAACGAAATGGTGTATAACCTGTCTGCTCCTTGTGTTCTTGAAGACTACAGTTGGATCAAACCGGG containing:
- a CDS encoding ABC transporter permease: MKDISLKDKITQGINDLFYIWKREFRTTFRDQGVLIFFVLVPLVYPLIYSFIYTNEVVREVPAVVVDDSRSSLSREYLRKVDATPDIQIVAYCADMEEAKQMLKDRLAYGIIYIPKDFSSDIAQGKQTQVSIYCDMSGLLYYKSMLLANTAVSLDMNENIKIARSGNTTDRQDEITAYPIEYEDVAMFNPTNGFAAFLIPAVLILIIQQTLLLGIGLSAGTARENNRFKDLVPINRHYNGTLRIVLGKGLSYFMVYALVSVYVLCAVPRMFSLNQIGQPGTLALFILPYLMACIFFAMTASIAIRNRETCMLIFVFTSVPLLFISGISWPGAAIPPFWKYFSYIFPSTFGINGFVRINNMGATLSEIPFEYKALWIQTGFYFLTTCWVYRWQIIKSRKHVIDKYKEMKNKGKEFFS